The Chelonia mydas isolate rCheMyd1 chromosome 20, rCheMyd1.pri.v2, whole genome shotgun sequence genome includes the window atttgaacccagatttccagCCCTTTGCCCTATTCACACCGCCACCCTGCCTCACCCCGAGCATGCTGCTGGAGTCATCACAGCCCTGTGTGGGCAGAATCACGGGTGCCAGCCACTgtgggaggctgggctgggtggccCATGGTTCTGATCCGGCCGGGCCATTCCAAAGGACACAACTAGgtctctgtccctccctttcctctcctcaaacCACTAACTGGAACTTAATTGCCTAGATGTGGCCAGAGGGGGTGTTCACTCCAGCCTGCCTGGGAGGGAACTGCGCTCCTGCCATAATTATTCAATGAGCCCTGCTGTAAAAATAACAACCATGCGGAGGGCACCATGCGGCCTGCACCTAGAGAGGGGACAAGCCACAGACCCAGGCCTGGTTGAGCCTCAGGGAGGGGCACGGGAGAGCGCGGAGCCAGCGCCAGGGAAGCTGCTTGGCAAATGGGAATCTCTCCCACACACGGAGCCCAGTTCACCATTGCCCAGCTCCTCAGTCCCTTGGTCCAAAGTGAGCAGCAAATGCCAGCGGACCCAAAGAGCGGCACTCAGCAGGGGTGAAGTGAGGGCCCTTGGAGCAGAGCAATGGGGAACTGGCCTGTGGCAGACTGGGCACTGGGACCAGAGCTGGCTCTCCGCTCCAGTCACAATCACAGACAGAGCCAGGTGGTCAGGGCTCCCCCAAGTCCAGGCTCCcaatcagggacttgaacctgcatCTCCCTGGCCCAGGGGAGTGACGTGAGCACCAGCCtcgctgcggggcgggggggctcgcTTGCGCCTGTTTCATTAAACATTTCACAAGGTCTCCATTTCCTTCCAGTACAGAAGAAAACCGAACttcagagaatcacagaaatgtggggctgagagagacctcgagaggtcaccgaGCCTAGCGCCGAGGCCGGGGGCAGTAAACCCAGACCAGCCCTTACAGGGGATTGTCCGACCTGGCCTTAAAACCCTCCAACGCTGGAGATGCCATAGCCGCCCCTGGGAGCCTGGTCCAGAGCTTCACTGCCCTgagagttggaaagtttttcctaatatctcacctacatctccctggctgcagattaagcccgttgcttcttctCCTACCTCCAAGGACACGGAGAACAACTAGTCACTGTCCTCTCTGTAccagcccttaacgtatttgaagacttaccagctcccccttcagtcttcttttctccagactaaacatgtccaggttTTCTAACCAGTCCTCAGAGCTCTGGTTTTCAGCACCTGGGATCATTCTGGCTGCTCTCCTCCGGACTCGCcggtttgtccccatctttcctaaagggcgacgcccagaactggacaccggcCTGAGGCCTCCTCAATGCTGCGCAGAGCAGGGAAACGACCTCCCGTGtcttacccccccacacacacatacacacctgtCGTAACACCTGGCCCCAGAACGAGACTCGTCTTTTTGGCAACTGcctcacattgttggctcatttTCAACTTGTGACCCCCGGATCCTTTTCAGCCAGTTAGTCCCCACTCGGCggttgtgcatttgacttttcctttccaagtgcaggactttgcacttgtttctttattgaatttcagcttgttgacttcagaccaattctcGAATTTGCCACGGTCACCCTGCCTCCCgagtgctcccagcccctcccacccaggtGTCATCTGcccattttataagcacactccaCATCGTTAATGAAAATGCTGAACGGTCCCGGCCCCAGGagtgacccctgcaggaccccactagacgCCCTCCCTGCTCAACCGCGAGCCATTGAGAACTACGCGGGGACTGCCCCTTTCAGCCGGCTCTGCCCCGCCTCACGGCCATTTCATCTAGACCAGCTTTCCCTAGTTTGCTcatgagactgtgtcaaaagcctgacGAAAACTCCAATTGATCACATCCATCCGCTAGGCCAGGCGCCCTGTCGAAGGAGGTGGTTTGGCAGGTTTTGCTCTTGACCAAGCTGTGCTGgctgtcccttctaaccctggtATCCTCCCGGTGCCGGCAGACTGATTCTTTAATCATTTGGTCCAGGATCTTTCCAGCTCTAGGAGTCAGGCTGCCTGGCCTATTGCCCCTGGTTCCTCTGTGCTAGGGGCTCTGTTTGCCCTTCTCCCGTCCCCCGGGAGTCTCAAAGATACCTGCTAacggttccaagattgcttcagccaGTTCCTGAGGTACCTTGGATGAATTTCCTCAGGTCCTGCCAACTTTAACACATCTAACGCACCTGAATAGCCTTTAACCCGAgctttggcttgtgttccttccccccagGTGTTAACCTTTGGAACCTTTGGccaaatggaattcttgtttccCAGCCAGCCCTAACTGCAGGCTCACTGCGTGCCAGGTTTCTGTCGCTGTCTCAGAGCCAAACGCCTCCTCAGCTGCTAGTGACGGGGCCGATCTCACATCCTCTCCAGCTGCACCACGGAAGCCCCAGAAGACCCGCTTCCCAGCTCTAGAGCACTATCCAGAGGGGAGGTGCCTGGAGGGAAAGTAGACAGAGCAGAGATTTGCACAAGCTCCACCCGCAGGGCCAGGCCTAGGACCGCTCTGCGCCCTTACCGCTGCCTCCCTAGGAACATGGCTACTCTCCAGGCTTTCTCACCTGCGCACAGCAAAGGCACCCCGCTTGCAGCAGAGATGCACCAGCACGCTGCCCGCTCACTAGGACCTCAGTAAGTTTTACAAAATCCACGAGGGAACACTCCGCTAGGCCCGTTCCAAAGCGTTCTCCTCAATAATTAAACTCTGCTGGAATTGCCGAAGGAAATGCCGCACCAGCCCCGCTGTTTGGGTGTTCTTATCCCGGCCTGCACCCGCCATCAGCAAGGAGGTGCCGCACGGTGCAGGACCCAGCCCTGGTGGGTAATTCCTAGGACTCAGGAAACGGAGAAGCCTCTCCCATCGGTGGTGGGAGCTGGCTGCACCCAGACGGCGCGCGAGAGGTCGGGTGACGTGGGAGCTAGTTGAAGTTATTATGACAAAGGACAAAGGAAATACAAAGGAAAGAGCCCAGCAAGGAAAGAGCAGCTGGCGAGCCGCAGAGGCAGCCAGGGCCACGTGAATTTTGCAGCCATGGGGTCTGGCTCCCGACCCCCCTGGGCTGCAGAGCTAGGTTCAGAGCCTCAGCTCTCCTTTCAAATCGCTCACAGCTGCAAAGAAAACCTCCAGGATGGGACCTGAGAGCCGCCAATGCTGCGGTGTCTGAAGAGGGATTCGAGCCCTGGCCTGGCAAAGATCCAAGCGCATGCCTAGCTCTATGACTGCAGTGGACCTAGAGGGCCCCGGGCTGATGCGGGGAAAGGGGGGACGAGGGGGCGGGACGTGTCTCCCCGTCTGACCCAGTCCGGCAGTGGCTTCATTCCCAGACGCTAATGGGAGTAAGGGACTGGTGTGGGGCTTGcctgccctgctctggtgctgaGCGGCACCCAGTGCTCGGGacagcctgctgcccagggccctcGGCCCACATAGCCGTCTGGGCGCAGCGCTGGCTGGGGAATAAAGGGCCTCATAATTACAGCAAATTAGCTCCGGGACTAGCTGCGGAATGAAGCTGACGCCAGAGGCGGCAACCCCCGTGACTCCTTCCTCTGATCGCTCGCCAAGCCCTCCCGGAACGGCTcagggcagagctgcagccaccgGGTGCGGGGCGGTACCGGCCCCGCACAGCCTCAGCTCGAGTCGGGGAGCACCTACCGAGCGGGAGCCCTGCCCCGGGCGGCCGGAGGCTCAGGAGATGCAGGCAGCATCGTGAGCCCCCCGTCACAggcggggagggaaggaagagaaagatgCAGGGACTCACCCCAGGCAGTGACCGGCAGAGCCGGTATTTGAAcccagagctcctgccccagcttgTTCCACTGCCCCAGGGAGCCCTTTCTCCTGGCCCTGGATGACGAGGCCTGTCAGCACGAGGcggctccccccatccctccctcggCTTCCCTTGCCCTGGGCGGACACGGAAAGGTCACTGCATCCTCTTGCAGCCTCGTTGCTCGTGCGTCTGCTTCAGACACTTCACTCCCCGGGGGGGCCAATCCACGGAGCAATCGAAAGCTGCTTCCCTCGCCCACCAAGGCGCTGTCAGCCCTGGCAACTGGACAAGGCAGGAATCCCCCCCTTTCCACCAAGCCAGGGGATTTTCcagccagctgctcccctgggggctccaaagagaaaaggaaaccTCTGGGCTTTGCACAGCATTCCCGGGGGACTGCAGAGACTTCGAGGTTACACAGGGACAGAGGGTCTAAGTCCAGGGTTCGGGAGCCGTGTAGCTGAGTGGCATgaacgcgcacacacacacgcacaccccgcCATGCCGTGTGAAACTCACTCAGTGTGAGGTCACCAACTCAGGCCCCGCAGCAACAAACGCTCCCTGACCCTTTCGAGGGGAAACAGGGCAGCGGGGGTGTGAAATTCAGCCCCAAACCAGGTGACCCTCCAAACGCATCCAGCCAGGAGAAGCCGAACCaggaaaaaaatcatggagccCTTAAGAGGCAACACTGCTGGGGTTTCCCACAGTTTTCATGATTCCGTTTTGTTTCCTGGCCCTattattacggtagcacctagaggctctaACCAGAGATCaaagccctgctgtgccaggcgctgcccagacacagaatGAGACACAGGCCCTGCCTGAGAGAGACCGTGTCCTAACCAGACAATTATTAGGGTTACGGTAGGGCCTAGAGGTCCCGGCCCAGATCGGGGCCCTGGTGGGCTTGGTGCTACACACAGCAAGAAATTAACCCTGCCCTGACGAGCTCATGGTTTAAATGGGCAGGACAAAGGGTgtgaggggaaaccgaggcacaaaccAGGGAAGTGGCTGATTCAGGTCTCCCAGCAGGTGAGTcacagaggcaggaacagaacccagcttaCCTGGGCCCCAGTCCGGGCCCCAGCCCACTAGAGCACATCTTATCCCTTGCTTGCCtggctcttcccccagcctgtgctTCTCCCAGCCCACCCTTCCCACGGCAGCGCCCAGGATGTAGGACACAGACACACGTCAGCAGAACATGAGAGCGCCACTCCAGCTTCCCAGCCcgtcctgcccccccgcccccccggagcgGCAGGGAAGATCTACAGACGGCTGTGGGGGGTGATTAATACCCACGAACCTGAGGCTCGCGCTCCGAGAAGCTCCCCCCGGGGATCCTGCCAGAGGTGCCCTTTATCACCTTCCAGGCGCTTGGCAGAGTTTATTGCAAGGAAAGACGGAAACTGAGCTGCTTGGGTCTGGCTCTGTTCACACTGCCCGTCCCCAGGGCAGCACCAGGTGTTAGACCACACTCGCCCCCTCGGGCCAGGCACTGCACGGAGCAagagccagccacagccctgggaaGCTTTCAGGCTACACaaacacagggtgggaggggaaactgaggcagcgagTGAGGAAGGGTCGTGcctaaggtcactcagcagggaacagaacccaggggtcctgcctACACGGCCAGCCCCTGAGCACCAGTGCACCCCCAGTGAGGCTGGGCTAGTATTCCCAGCTCCCAGACAGGGAACCGCAGCACAGCGCCACCCGGCGGCTGCCGAGAGAGCTTGTCACGGAGCAAGGTCTTGATCCCAGCTCTCCCGAGGGCCCATAATCACTAGACCACCCGTCTCCTCTCCAGGACAAGGAGGACTGTGCCAGGCCCCCCCCGACAGCCTCATTCCCCCTGCCAGCCTGCgtgccctggctcccagcgccaCCAGCCACCTGTGCATGAACCTGCCCAACGCCCCGAGCTGCTGCAGCCACCCGCGAGcaggcaggtgggaggcagctgCAGCGGGGCCaagcccagggggctgcaggcatCACAGAGCTTTGCTGTCTCCGCGGCCAGGCCCGGCGTGGGCAGGTTGTTATCTCCGGGGAAAGGAGCCGCTGAGAGCCAAGCGGGCGCTGATCCCACGGGGCTCCAAAATTAGCAGCCAGGTCTCCCTCCGGAAGGGCCTAGCAGGTAGCCAGCTGGCTTGGAAGCCTGTGTGGAGCTGCAGCCCGTGGCGAATCCAGCCCCTGCTGTGAATACTAAACCCTGGAAACCTGCCTTAACTTcctggcccaaggtcacattgAGTCTGTAGCCGAACCTGGAATTAAACCCGCGCCTCCTGCGGCCTAGCCCGCCCCCTCAGCCTTCCGCCGGGTGCGTCCCGTGGTGGGGCTGCCGCCCGAGGGAGGCTGGGTTCCATGCCAGCCACTGAATAGGGCCTGTCACGCAGAACTCAGAGCGCTGAGGAATGGCTGCTCTGATGACTCCTTCCAGTGGCATTTTGCTGCGGAGATCTTGCCTATAATTCCTGAGCAGCACCTTGGGTCCAATTACCCCGCTCACGCTTAGCATAATGTTAACTCGGCTTAATTAGCCTGAGACTTAACGTGACAACGAACGGGGGTGCAGCTTCGATAGGCACCTCCCAGGTTGGCAGCTGTCCCTCTAGCAAACAGACACACATTGCCATGGTCCAGCCAGCCCCAAGGCAAATCAGGCACATCCGCGCTGGCAGCTCTTGTGAGCTCGAGACCCCGGGGGctttacttaaagccccagctcctggagtcatgtgaatggGGGAGACTCTCAGCTTGCACTGAAAAAAGCAAAGTCAGTTTCTGGCCCTTTTGgcttcagagaaaagcttggaacaCGTCCCTCATTAGAGCAATTGAATAACAGATGTTGCGGTTCGCAAGCGATTCCAAACCCTTTTGTTAAACTCTCGCTGCAGGGTGAACCGAAaaggacatttttcaaaattttcagtgaagtaAAACATTGAAAACAGTTGTTTGGGGCTGAAGTAAACCCTTTGTTTCCATTCAGACCCTGTGAAACgtctgtgatttatttttaacgAACGGGAAAAAATGCTGAACCCAAACGTTATTTCAAACCAAGATTTCACTTTTGCTGGCTCCCCAACGGGGCTGAGCCCCAGGGAAATCCAGCTCTGAGGCTGGGGGCTGAACCCCAGGGAAATCCAGCTCcgaggctgggggctgggccccaGGGAAATCCAGCTCCGGGGCCTGAGCCCCGGGGAAATGTTGTTCAGGGTCACGCCagcagtcaggggcagagctgggagtccaGGGCCTTAACCACCCGAGCGCCCCTAGTTCCAAACTCTGGCATCACTTCCCACGAACTAGGCCCAAACCCCCTTCTTTGTGGATAATCAGAAAGCTCCTGCGTTTGGCATTATCCCCCCATTTCCTCCTTCCAGCGCCCACCTCCCCACATTGTCACAGGCTGGTCAAAAGGGATTTAAACCAGGATCGACTCTTTTTTTGGTCTTCTGCGGCAGAATCGGTGCTGAAGCCCTGGCCAGGGGCCCCGGGCTCGGAGAGGAACAGGCAGGGGATGCAACCAGCCTGTCGGAGCTAATGACAAAAGCCCAGAGGTAACCAGCATGAACCGCGGCTCCCGCAGTGCGGGGGTGGGGATGCCGTTTGGTCGCTGGGGGCAGTGAAGCGACGGGAACAAACAGGGAACCTTGAAGGAACAAGGACTTTGCTTCTCTGGTGTCAAAAGACAATTGATTCCCAGCTGACGAGTGGGGGGTTCAGTGTCCTTCCGCCGCCCACGGTTCAGACAAATCTCCACGGGGGACCCAAAGCTAACCGGGCTCCCTGGGGCTGTGAGAGCTGTCTGTGGGACTCCCCCCAAAACCCGCTAAAAATAAACACGCTGtggcccagcccctcctgcccgcGCCCGCCAGGAAGCAGCATGACAGCATCCGCTGCGGTCCTTCATTGCCCCGCACAATCAAGGGAGTGGATCTGCTGGGAGGTGACGGTTtgcccagccccagggaaggagagaagcagCCAGGCCCCTGCTGGTCTCTGTATGGCCCCCCCGACTGGTCTTGGAGGCCCCCCCACTAACGGCGTTGCTGTGGAGCCCCGAGATGCAGCCTGCATGGCCCTGCGGGGTGTAActgtctcccagccctggggtgaGACCAACCCTGCCACAGGGCACCGAGCCGCAGGAGAAGCTGCAGCACGGTCAGGATTATGGGCCGGGATCCCCTGCGGGCAGGGGGCAGTAAGAAGCTGATGGTTTTAGGGAGATTTGCACCGTGCCCAATAAATCTCTATCAGAGCCAGATTAAATCACAACTCGCCCTGGATCAGAGCCCTGAGGGATCCTCCCCTTCACCCCAGCGCTGGCCCGGTCTGCAGGGCCCACCCTTGGCGGGCCACAAGCACTGCTGAGACCCGACTGCAGGGGGTGCTGTCGGGAGCTGGCCAGGGAACGCtggcacccccccgccccggctgcaTCACCTGCTGGCAGAGTGCGGGGCGCTGCCCCCGACATGACTAGCCCTTCCCCCGGGTGTTTGCACGCTCAAGGCACGATAACCAGCCCTTCCCCTGGGTGTTTGCACACTCAGGGCACAATAACCATCCCCCTCACCTGGCTGTTTGCACACTCAGGGCACAATAACCAGCCCCTCCCCCGGTGTATCTGTCGCACACACTGTGACCCCCCCGTGCCCTACCTGTCCGGCTCAGCGTGGGTGATGGCGATGCGGGGCGGGATGCGCAGGGGCAGGGTGGTCGGCCTCTGGACGCTGTCGGGCTCCGGTGATCGCGCCCGGTCCAGGGGTTTCCACGGCGGCACCTGCAGGCTGGAGGAGAGCCGGCGCCGGCCACGCCGCAGCTCCGCACCCAGCATGCCGCCCGCGGTGTAGGACCGGCTGCAGAGCCCGGGGTCCAGCAGGTCCTTGGGCTTCTGCCAATGAGAGCAGAGGGCGAGCGTCAGGCCAAGGGCCCAGAGCAACACCAGCCTGGGGGGAGGGTGACCCACGACCTTTCCTCACCCTCCATctcctagaggggacaggccccatgttccattccctgccccccgaaccagccagtccccgccctggggccagatcggagccagcgcccccgaaaggggacaggccccgtgtcccattcccccccacccccccccgagacagccagtccctgccctggggccagatcggaGCCAGCgtcccccagaggggacaggccccgtgtcccattcccccccccccccccccccccgagacagccagtccctgccctggggccagatcggaGCCAGCgtcccccagaggggacaggccccatgtcccattcccccaccccgagacagccagtccccgccctggggctggagggagccagcacccccagaggggacaggccccgtgtcccattcccccaccccaccccgagacagccagtccccgccctggggctggagggagccagTGCCccacagaggggacaggccccgtgtcccattcccccccaccccgagacagccagtccctgccctggggccagattggagccagcgccccccaaaggggacaggccccgtgtcccattcccccacccccccccgagacagccagtccctgccctggggccagatcggaGCCAGCgtcccccagaggggacaggccccgtgtcccattcccccaccccgagACAGCCAGTCcccccctggggctggagggagccggcgccccccagaggggacaggccccgtgtcccattcccccaccccgagACAGCCAGTCcccccctggggctggagggagccggcgccccccagaggggacaggccccgtgtcccattcccccaccccgagACAGCCAATacccccctggggctggagggagccggcgccccccagaggggacaggcccctgctcGCTACCTTTGTGCTGTTGTTACCAGCCCATCCTGgaggccgggggggtggggggtgtttgaAAGAGATGCTTATTCTCAGCAACCTCAGGCTGCGCTAAtcagccccccgcccctctcAGCTGCCGGGGGGAGCTAAGGACGGAGCCCGGTGCTCATCTGCGGCTGCTCACAGCAGCTGGAGGCGCCGGCCTCCGCTCGGCGCCGGAGAGGGGCTCGGCCTCTGTGCTGAGCACCCTGGGCCGCGGAGCCAGTGTCGAGAGGCGAACCGGCTggctgagggggcagggaatgggggggcctgttccctctagggggcgctggctcccatctggTCCCAGCTCAGCAGGGTGGGCAATGGGgcgcggggcctgtcccctctggaaGGCAGCACTTGCTCCCATGGGTGGACCATGCTGGGTCACAGGAAAGGTGGTTGGCTCCAGCCCCCAGGCCACCCCAAAGCCCGGCACCCGAGCCGGTCAGTGAGACAGCCCTCAGCAGCAGCCTCCGCGCAGAGGCCGAGGGCTGAGCCAGGCTCCTGGCGCCCGCTGGGATGGGGaacgggcagggctggggtatgTGGAGGAAGGGGGAACCACTCTGGGCAGGGCCCTCCCAGCATCGGATGGCTGCTGAGAACCGAACCAGCCGCGGCTCCAAGCGACAGAGCCAGCCGGGCCAGTCAGTCATTCCCTCTGGCCTGGTGCAGCTGACAGCGCCTGGCGCGTT containing:
- the LOC122463420 gene encoding cAMP-specific 3',5'-cyclic phosphodiesterase 4B-like, producing MKKSRSVLAVTVDEKPKDLLDPGLCSRSYTAGGMLGAELRRGRRRLSSSLQVPPWKPLDRARSPEPDSVQRPTTLPLRIPPRIAITHAEPDR